A genomic stretch from Arachis stenosperma cultivar V10309 chromosome 3, arast.V10309.gnm1.PFL2, whole genome shotgun sequence includes:
- the LOC130967293 gene encoding uncharacterized protein LOC130967293, with the protein MFLCRRQFPEVRTPELLAKLVDVVSSSGGSNRNTTTLATQAGSSSRPAVASSSVPVYQPVVQAVASPSFAVDLNGSVGEDVRSRENLPDDLLGVAPLGVGDGVLGDADEDDVEPDMIDDDSGDDIGATEPALAAGGSSTGTQQYPPHFSSLDLDAMRQEGVSGHSVGFGARDAEGTAGLTEFQVGQQFQDKDEALLSVKTYSIRRGVQYKVVESDHRRYMGKCSEFGNGCTWLIRLSLRKRKGIWEVKRYNGPHTCLATSISSDHRSLDYHVISEFNMPMVRADASVSIKVLLNATAAHFVFRPTYRRVWMAKQKAIALIYGDWDESYNEIPRWVLGVQLTMPGTVAVLRTSPVRVGGQVDESQAYFHRLFWTFPPCIEAFRHCKYGGTLLITIAQDGNSNILPVAFALVEGENAESWTFFLSHLRQHVTPQPGLLVMSDRHNGIKAALEAPDGGWLPPSAYRAFCIRHVAANFALTFKGKDARRLLVNAAYAKTEVEFDYWFDILRSEDPAMCEWANRIDYSLWTQHRDEGRRFGHMTTNISECVNSILKGVRNLPVSSLVKATYGRLAELFVRKGREAEAQMGTGQQFSQHLVKCIEANLKTARCFTVTLYDRDNSEFTVAETTPTGSFSLGSYRVSLASRTCDCGYFQALHFPCQHVLACCAYSRVNWTTYVHSVYQISSVFSVYRMGFTPPIPEGFWPPYDGPTVILDPDKRRAREGRPKSTRIRTNMDEADPNRPKRCGLCRQPGHTRRSCPQLAGSSHTGGP; encoded by the coding sequence ATGTTTCTTTGTCGGCGGCAGTTTCCGGAGGTCAGGACCCCAGAGTTGTTGGCAAAGCTGGTTGATGTGGTATCCAGCTCAGGGGGTTCAAACCGGAATACCACCACTTTAGCCACACAAGCCGGTTCTAGTTCCCGGCCTGCCGTTGCTTCTTCCTCCGTCCCTGTCTACCAGCCGGTGGTCCAAGCTGTCGCCTCCCCGTCTTTTGCTGTTGATCTCAATGGCAGCGTTGGTGAAGATGTACGTTCAAGGGAAAATCTGCCGGACGATTTACTCGGCGTTGCACCGCTTGGCGTTGGAGACGGAGTGTTGGGTGATGCAGATGAGGATGACGTCGAGCCGGATATGATTGACGATGACAGCGGCGATGATATTGGAGCGACTGAGCCTGCATTGGCGGCGGGTGGTTCTAGCACTGGCACACAGCAGTATCCACCACATTTTTCCTCTTTGGACTTGGATGCCATGAGGCAGGAGGGGGTTTCTGGGCACTCTGTTGGATTCGGAGCTAGAGATGCGGAAGGGACTGCTGGTCTGACAGAGTTCCAGGTTGGTCAGCAATTTCAAGATAAAGATGAGGCCCTTCTAAGTGTGAAGACTTACAGCATCCGGCGAGGGGTACAGTACAAGGTAGTGGAGTCCGATCATCGCCGGTATATGGGCAAGTGTTCCGAGTTTGGGAATGGGTGCACATGGTTGATTCGGCTGAGTCTGCGGAAGCGCAAGGGCATTTGGGAGGTCAAACGGTACAATGGACCTCACACTTGCCTGGCCACATCCATCTCGAGTGACCACAGGAGTTTGGATTATCATGTGATTTCGGAGTTCAATATGCCAATGGTTAGGGCTGATGCATCCGTCAGCATAAAGGTGCTCCTGAACGCCACCGCAGCACACTTTGTGTTTAGGCCGACTTACAGGAGGGTCTGGATGGCAAAGCAGAAGGCTATTGCCCTCATCTACGGTGATTGGGATGAGTCATACAACGAGATACCTAGGTGGGTGTTGGGTGTCCAGCTGACGATGCCTGGTACTGTTGCAGTCCTAAGGACGAGCCCCGTTCGAGTTGGAGGACAGGTGGACGAGTCTCAAGCGTATTTTCATAGACTTTTCTGGACTTTTCCACCTTGCATCGAGGCATTCCGCCATTGCAAGTACGGGGGAACGTTGCTCATCACAATTGCACAGGACGGGAACTCCAACATTCTACCTGTTGCATTCGCACTAGTAGAGGGTGAGAATGCTGAGTCCTGGACATTCTTTCTCTCCCACCTTCGTCAGCACGTGACACCGCAGCCGGGTCTGCTGGTTATGTCGGACAGGCATAACGGCATCAAGGCTGCGCTAGAGGCTCCTGATGGAGGTTGGTTACCTCCATCTGCATACCGCGCATTCTGCATTCGACACGTAGCTGCTAATTTTGCCCTAACCTTCAAGGGCAAAGATGCACGGAGGCTTCTTGTGAATGCGGCGTATGCCAAGACCGAGGTTGAGTTTGATTACTGGTTTGATATACTGCGGTCTGAAGACCCGGCGATGTGTGAGTGGGCGAACCGGATTGATTATTCATTGTGGACTCAGCATCGTGATGAGGGTCGGAGATTCGGTCACATGACGACGAATATCTCGGAATGTGTGAACTCAATCCTGAAGGGTGTCAGAAACCTACCGGTATCCTCACTAGTGAAGGCAACATATGGAAGGCTTGCCGAACTATTTGTTCGCAAGGGGAGAGAGGCTGAGGCACAGATGGGAACCGGACAACAATTCAGTCAACACTTGGTAAAGTGTATTGAGGCAAACCTGAAGACGGCGAGGTGCTTCACGGTGACTTTGTATGACAGGGATAATTCCGAGTTCACCGTGGCAGAAACCACTCCGACTGGTTCCTTCTCATTGGGTAGCTACAGAGTATCGCTTGCCTCTCGGACATGTGACTGCGGCTACTTCCAGGCGCTTCATTTTCCCTGTCAGCACGTGCTTGCATGTTGTGCCTACTCACGGGTAAACTGGACTACTTATGTTCACAGCGTGTACCAAATTAGTTCGGTCTTCAGTGTGTATCGGATGGGATTTACCCCTCCCATTCCAGAGGGATTCTGGCCACCATACGACGGGCCTACTGTCATACTGGACCCTGACAAGAGACGTGCGAGAGAGGGTCGTCCGAAGTCCACCAGGATACGAACAAATATGGACGAGGCAGATCCGAACCGTCCAAAGAGATGTGGTCTTTGTCGCCAACCCGGACACACACGACGGAGTTGCCCACAGCTTGCTGGATCGTCCCACACTGGGGGCCCTTAG